ATTTATAAATTTTATCTGCCAGTTCATCAAGCTTAGCTTCCTGTTCTGATTTAAGTGAAGATCTTGTATCTAATGGTTCACCTATAATTTCCATATCCTTCATGCCTTCAATCATGGCTTTCATTTCTTTTACTGCCACACTTGCCCAGGTATGATTGCCTAAAATTGTAACTTTGCGATTTTTAAAGCCTAATACAGAAAGTTCATGTAATATTGTATGCATAGGGAAATAAAGATTTAAATTATAAGTTGGTGAAGCAATTACCATATTACTGAATTTCCATATATCAGATATTATATAAGAAGGGTGAGTTTTGGATACATCATAAATACGCATATCCTTAACACCTTTCTGTGCAAGCTTGTTAGCTAGAGCATTCACTACATTTTCTGTATTTCCATACATGGAACCATAAAATAGAACTACACCTTTCTTTTCAGGTTTGTACAGACTCCAGTGATTGTATTTATCCAAGAAGTAAGAAATATTTTCACGCCATATAGGTCCATGAAGAGGACAGATCATATTGATTTCAAGAGATGAAAGTTTTTTCAAAGCACTCTGAACCTGCATGCCATAACGACCTACAATGTTAGTATAATAACGTCTAGCATCTTCTAAGTACACATGTT
This genomic window from Clostridium pasteurianum DSM 525 = ATCC 6013 contains:
- a CDS encoding FprA family A-type flavoprotein, whose translation is MHSVQEISPEIFWVGGNDRRLERFENMFPLPNGVSYNSYVILDDKTVLLDTVDSSITDLFIENVTHVLGNRPLDYLVINHMEPDHGANLERIVKLYPEVKVVGTKKTFEFFRQYFNTDISANSIVIEKEGTEISTGKHTLSFYFTPMVHWPEVMVTYEKSKGILFSADAFGTFGALAGNLFADEVDFEHVYLEDARRYYTNIVGRYGMQVQSALKKLSSLEINMICPLHGPIWRENISYFLDKYNHWSLYKPEKKGVVLFYGSMYGNTENVVNALANKLAQKGVKDMRIYDVSKTHPSYIISDIWKFSNMVIASPTYNLNLYFPMHTILHELSVLGFKNRKVTILGNHTWASVAVKEMKAMIEGMKDMEIIGEPLDTRSSLKSEQEAKLDELADKIYKSLDE